The Malus domestica chromosome 06, GDT2T_hap1 genome has a segment encoding these proteins:
- the LOC103437716 gene encoding probable inactive poly [ADP-ribose] polymerase SRO5, whose translation MEYRNDYPNLSSGNSSEDERSDQFSDSGNSSEDDSASETVHSSISDSESVADSGSSSSGNQSRPFGDGLVPLFDGDRVHDLIKQRFLSSLGLLGAQASVVAVHRNSYSSLVGQARLRSFQIYLKAVEEKCGGNPNVKYAWFAPSSKDEISKIICHGFGNFEQPQTNGAFGNGVYLAPDDSPLQLVESLNVDEDGLRHLLLCRVILGRPEVVCPGSKQHHPSSEQFDSGIDSIFAPKKYIVWSTHMNTHILPEYVISFRAPNCLKELLKVQEPVKKPTSPWMPFPALIGVLSKFLPPPSIALISKHYKDHRENVITRQQLIQKVRQIAGDKLLASIIKSFRAKQIKTMQTKAMPPAEAGVRWTV comes from the exons ATGGAGTACAGAAATGATTATCCAAATCTTTCCTCCGGAAATTCATCGGAAGATGAACGGAGCGACCAGTTCTCCGATTCGGGAAATTCATCGGAAGACGACTCTGCCTCAGAGACCGTCCATTCGTCGATCTCCGACTCCGAAAGCGTCGCCGATTCGGGTTCTTCGAGTTCCGGTAATCAATCCCGGCCGTTCGGTGATGGGTTGGTCCCGCTTTTCGACGGGGACAGAGTTCACGACCTCATCAAGCAGCGGTTCCTTTCGAGTTTGGGATTGCTTGGGGCGCAAGCAAGTGTGGTGGCGGTTCACAGGAACTCCTACTCGAGCCTTGTTGGCCAAGCAAGGCTGCGTTCCTTTCAAATTTACTTGAAAGCCGTGGAGGAGAAGTGCGGGGGAAATCCCAACGTGAAGTACGCTTGGTTCGCGCCTTCTTCGAAAGACGAGATTTCGAAGATCATCTGCCATGGTTTCGGCAACTTTGAGCAGCCTCAGACAAATGGGGCGTTCGGAAACGGTGTTTATCTTGCTCCTGATGATTCTCCTCTGCAACT CGTCGAAAGCTTGAACGTTGACGAAGACGGTCTACGACATCTCCTGCTCTGCCGTGTGATACTGGGGAGGCCGGAGGTTGTGTGTCCCGGTTCTAAACAGCATCATCCGAGCTCCGAACAGTTTGATTCTGGCATCGACAGCATCTTTGCTCCCAAGAAGTACATAGTTTGGAGTACGCACATGAACACTCACATCCTGCCGGAGTATGTCATCAGCTTCAGAGCTCCTAATTGCTTGAAAG AACTTTTGAAGGTTCAAGAACCAGTTAAGAAACCGACTTCGCCGTGGATGCCGTTTCCGGCGCTAATCGGCGTGCTTTCGAAGTTCTTGCCTCCACCTTCCATTGCCTTGATCAGCAAGCATTACAAAGATCACAGA gaGAATGTGATTACAAGGCAGCAACTAATACAAAAAGTGAGACAAATTGCAGGGGACAAGTTACTGGCTTCAATTATCAAATCTTTCAGAGCCaag CAAATCAAAACAATGCAAACTAAAGCGATGCCCCCAGCGGAGGCAGGAGTAAGATGGACGGTGTAG